The sequence TTTTTGACGAAGCTCTTCTTGAACACGTTTACGCTCACTTTCAACTTCTGCATAACCTTGTTCAATAATACGTTGACGTTCCACTTCAGCTTCTGCTTGTACAGACTCTAAAATTTCATTACGACGTTTTGTTGCTAAATCAATAATATTTTGTGCTTCTTCTTTTGCTTTGAGGATTTCTTGATCCGCCGCAGCTTTAGAATCTGCTTGTTCTTGTTTCGCTTTTTCAGCAGATGCAAGTGCGTTAGCAATGTTTGCTTGACGCTCCTCAATCGCTCTAATTAGCGGTGGCCATACAAACTTCATACAGAACGCTACAAAAAGTGCGAATGCAATCAGTTGGCCAATTAGTGTTGCATTTAAATTCACAACGCCCTCCTAAAAGTCGGTTAAGTTATTCTATTGAATAACGGGTAATCAAATCCCGACTTATTTCAATAAATCAATGAACGGGTTTGCGAAAATGAATAGTAAAGAAATACCTACAGCGATCATCGCGATAGCATCTAAAAGACCAGCAACGATAAACATTTTAGTTTGTAAGCTTGATGCTAATTCAGGTTGGCGAGCTGATGACTCTAAGAATTTACCACCTAAGATTGCAAAGCCAATAGCTGTACCAAGTGCAGCAAAAGCTAATAAAATTGAAGCACCAATAATTGTTGCTGTGATTACTGATTCCATAATGTTCTCCATTAAATTGAGGAATTAGCCCGAAGGCTGAGGTTGTTAATAAAAATATAAATTCAAGCAGTCAAATCTATGTAAAAAATACAAAAATCCTACCGCTTGTAAGGTTAGTTTAATGATCCGCTTTGTTATAAGCAATACTCAAATAAACAATCGTTAGCATCATAAAAATAAAGGCTTGAAGCGTAATAACTAAAATATGGAAAATAGCCCAAACCAAGTGCAATGGAATACCTAGCGCTTGTAACGCAAAGTTATCAGCCATATACATTACTGCAATAAGGATGAAAATTAACTCACCTGCATACATATTACCGAACAAACGGAAAGCCAATGAAATAGGTTTTGCAAGCAAAGTTACTGTTTCAAGAATAAAGTTTACCGGAATAAAAGCCCAGTGATTAAACGGGTGTAATGTGTATTCTTTTACTAAACCACCAAAACCTTTTGATTTAACGGTATAGAATAAAATTAACGCAAATACACAGATTGACATCCCCAATGTTGCACTAATATCTGCGGTTGGAACAGCACGTAAGTAGTGAATACCGAACAGATTTGCTAACTGAGGTAAGAAATCGACCGGTACTAAGTCAATCGCATTCATAATAAACACCCAGCAGAAAATAGTTAATGCAAGAGGTGCAATCATATTACGAGGACCGTGGAAATTATCCTTAACTAAGCCATCTACCCATTCAATGACAATCTCAACAAAACACTGTAATTTACCAGGCACACCTGTAGTAGCATTTTTTGCTACTCGAGAGAAAACCCATAAGAAAATCACACCTGCCACTAAAGAGAAGAAGAGAGTATCTAAATGTACTGCCCAAAAGCTATCGCCTGTAGTTAAAAAACTCAAGTGATGGCTAATGTATTCTGCTGTAGTTCCAGCCATAACCTATCCTTTAAAAAACAAAATTAATGGTGACGTTTGCTTAATACAAACGGGATTATATTATTTAAAAATAATGCGATAAAATAACCTGCAAAAAACAAAACAAAATCTAAATTTGGAATGAGCTTAAAACAGACTATTATGAAAATAATAGTGACCAACCATTTTAGTCCTTCACCACGATAGAAAGAACTCATTTTTGTCCGATCTTTTGCAGAATTTCTAAAGAAAACCCAATACACAAAAACAATATGTGGCACAAAGCTAGAGATACCACCTACAAGAAAAGAGATACTGTTATAATCTCCTTTCCATAAAAAAAGAGTGAAAGCCAAAACTAACATAATTCCAGCTTCAATTCTTAATGCTTTGAGATATTGTGATTTTGCTTTATTGATTACAGCAGACACTTTTTATCCTTTTTGAAGTTAAATTCGACAATCAGGCTAACCATTAGCCACTGTTGATCAATGAAAATCCAACAGAAATTATACCTTACAAATCAATAGTTGCAACCCAAAAACCAGATAAAACGAGGCATTCTTCACATTTTTGAAAAAAACTCCAATTTTTTGTAAGAATTACGATAAATTATTTAAAAAAATAGCCAAAATAGTTTATATTTATAACCAAAACTAAAAAGCTGCACTTTATACTTAAACATAAATGAATTACTGACCAAAAGAATAGATATAAGGAAAATATTATGATTAAAATGAATGACTTAGTAAATAAAACAAATACTCCAAAATCAACCATACTCTACTACATAAAAGAAGGTTTATTACCCGAACCATACAAAGATAAGCCTAATTTTCATCTTTATGATGAAAGTAATATAAAGCTATTGGAGTTTATCAAATACCTACAATCAAACTTTAATGTTAGTATTTCGCAAATCAAGTCGCTATTTTCTCATCCTAATTTTGATAAAAACAACCCTTACGAAAGCTTGATTCACTCCTTATCATTAATTATGGGGGCAGAAAATGAAATTTTTGAGCCAGAGCAGCTTTGCTACGAATTTAAGATAAGTGAGCAAACACTTAATAATTACGTAGCACAAGGATTATTAAATCCTCGTGATGGAATTTTCACCAGTAAAGAGCGTGAAATTTTAAGTATTATCAGCCATTGTAATGCAACAGAATTAAACCTACTACAAGCCTATATTGATGTAGCCAAACAACTGGCACAATTTGAAGTCAATATTACCTTAGAAGGCTTATCTAATAGTGAGCAAAAAGATAACAAACTAAAACATCTTTTTGATATTTTACTTGTACTTAAGCCTTATGTTTTCAATATGGAAACATTGAAAACTTACCAAAAAATGACTAAATAATAAACCACCGCTCACTTTGATAGTAAGCGGTTATTTTTTAACTAAATTTCGCAAAATTTATTAATTTTATGAAGCAACACTTTACAGTTTTACAAAGATAAGTAAAATATCCATAAAAATAACTCTTAAAAGGGACTTTCTATGTTAAAACTACTGAAAATTACAGGTTTTATTCCTTACTTAGCTATAGCATTCCTTAATGCTAGTGTAGATCTGGCGCATAAAATCACCATCCAAAATATTTTATTAAAAAGTTTTGAAGGCAACACACTAGTAATTTTAACTGCCATTATTAATGCGATGATTTTATTGCCATTTATCTTGTTATTTTCACCTTCTGCATGGCTAAGTGATAAATTTTCCCGAACTAAAGTCATTCGCATCAGCACGGTAGCTGCGGTGATTTTAAGTAGCTTTATCTGCTTATGTTATCTTTTCGGTCAATTTTATTTTGCTTTTGGGCTTACACTTTTACTTGCTATTCAAAGTACCATTTACTCACCGGCAAAATACAGTATCATTAAATCGATTGTCGGCACCGAACACTTAGGTATGGCAAACGGTATTATTCAAGCCTTAACTATTGTAGCAATTTTATTCAGCTCATTTGCTTTCTCATTTTTCTTTGAATTTAATTACACTGTATCAAACTCTCCAAACACCATCATAGAAAGCGTTTCACCTATCGGGATTGCACTTGTTATATTAAGTATTCTTGAAATGTTGTGTGCTTTCCGCCTCCCTCACTATCCGCAAGCGGTAGAAAAAGAGGAAAAATTTGCAATTCAAAAATACCTTTCGCTTGGTTATTTGCAAGACAACATCAAAGAGCTACGTAAAAACAAAAATATTTGGCTAAGTATTATTGGACTAAGCCTGTTTTGGGGTGTATCTCAAGTCTTGATATCTGCATTTCCGGCACATTATAAAACCACCTTTAACACAGATAACGCTTTGATTATTCAAGCTATTTTAGCAACCAGTGGGATAGGATTAATTATTGGCTCTTATATCGCCGGGCGCTCTTCTAAATTACACATTGAGCACGGTATTGTACCAATAGGTGCTTTAGGGATTTTCCTCTCACTCCTTTACCTCTCTTTTTCCCAAAATCAATGGTTGATAACTCTTTGTTCATTTAGTTTCGGTATTTTTGGTGGATTATTTATTGTGCCACTCAATGCTACTATTCAATATTTTGCACCGGAAAAAATCAGCGGCAAAATTATGGCTGGCAATAACTTTGTGCAGAATATCGCAATGGTCTGCTTTTTAATATTAAGCATCATCTTTGTAGAACTTAGTATTTCAACTACAGGATTATTCTTTTTTGCCTCTATAGTTTGTTTAATCGGCAGTTTCTATGCCATTTTACAATTACCCCATTTATTCACCCGTTTATTGTTATTACCGATCTTAAAAACCGGCTACCGTTTCCATGTGGAGGGATTAAAAAATCTACCACAAAGCGGCGGGGTATTAATGTTGGGTAACCACATTAGCTGGATTGATTGGCTGGTACTACAAGCTGCCAGCCCTCGTGCTATTAAGTTTGTGATGTTCCGCCCTATTTATAACAAATGGTATCTAAACTGGATATTCCGTATTTTCAAAGTTATTCCTATTGGAGCAGGAGCAAGCAGAGAAAGTATTCAAACTATTCGCCATTACCTTGAGAAAGGAGAAGTAGTAGCCCTATTCCCTGAAGGTCATATTAGCTATAACGGACAAATAAATGAATTCAAAAAAGGTTTTGAGCATATTTTAGAAGGCTTAGAAAACGTGACTACCGTGCCTTTTTATTTACGTGGGCTATGGGGTTCAAGCTTCTCATGAGCAAATAATCATTACAAAAATCTCAGTAAAAAAGGGAAACGTGATGTATTGGTTGCATTCGGTAAACCCATTAAAGGCTTTATCAACTCAACAAAAATGAAACAAAAAGTGATTGAGCTTTCCTATTCTGCATGGAATAACTTTATGAACCGCCAAAAGCCACTAACACATCACTGGCTCGGTTCAGCCAAAGCGAATCTATTTAAAACCACTATTGTTGACGCTCAAGGTACAAAACTGAATAACGCTCAATTTATTACCGCAGTTTTACTCTTTGTGAAATCATTAGAGAAACAGCTGAAAAATGAAAAACATATTGGAGTGTTGCTT comes from Mannheimia granulomatis and encodes:
- the atpF gene encoding F0F1 ATP synthase subunit B, yielding MNLNATLIGQLIAFALFVAFCMKFVWPPLIRAIEERQANIANALASAEKAKQEQADSKAAADQEILKAKEEAQNIIDLATKRRNEILESVQAEAEVERQRIIEQGYAEVESERKRVQEELRQKVAALAVAGAEKIVGRSVDAAANNDIIDKLVAEL
- the atpE gene encoding F0F1 ATP synthase subunit C yields the protein MESVITATIIGASILLAFAALGTAIGFAILGGKFLESSARQPELASSLQTKMFIVAGLLDAIAMIAVGISLLFIFANPFIDLLK
- the atpB gene encoding F0F1 ATP synthase subunit A: MAGTTAEYISHHLSFLTTGDSFWAVHLDTLFFSLVAGVIFLWVFSRVAKNATTGVPGKLQCFVEIVIEWVDGLVKDNFHGPRNMIAPLALTIFCWVFIMNAIDLVPVDFLPQLANLFGIHYLRAVPTADISATLGMSICVFALILFYTVKSKGFGGLVKEYTLHPFNHWAFIPVNFILETVTLLAKPISLAFRLFGNMYAGELIFILIAVMYMADNFALQALGIPLHLVWAIFHILVITLQAFIFMMLTIVYLSIAYNKADH
- a CDS encoding ATP synthase subunit I → MSAVINKAKSQYLKALRIEAGIMLVLAFTLFLWKGDYNSISFLVGGISSFVPHIVFVYWVFFRNSAKDRTKMSSFYRGEGLKWLVTIIFIIVCFKLIPNLDFVLFFAGYFIALFLNNIIPFVLSKRHH
- a CDS encoding MerR family transcriptional regulator, which produces MIKMNDLVNKTNTPKSTILYYIKEGLLPEPYKDKPNFHLYDESNIKLLEFIKYLQSNFNVSISQIKSLFSHPNFDKNNPYESLIHSLSLIMGAENEIFEPEQLCYEFKISEQTLNNYVAQGLLNPRDGIFTSKEREILSIISHCNATELNLLQAYIDVAKQLAQFEVNITLEGLSNSEQKDNKLKHLFDILLVLKPYVFNMETLKTYQKMTK